A genome region from Maridesulfovibrio salexigens DSM 2638 includes the following:
- a CDS encoding HD domain-containing protein, protein MNKLLTDLKKEAKAMASALPVPVFYRDLETQIEFARDMFFDHPLIIRLQEDVLPFLYDEYAHGIYHSKKVAIEAGAIILKEGDEMDGDRVRELVLLAQFGGLLHDCCRLDENHAIRGSETSKVILNNYPLSERSKELIAESIARHEAFKPEKPIENDPELALLSGALYDADKFRWGPDNFSTTLWEICDYEDWTVEEIIEKFPKGLEIIKSIESTFRTETGKEYGPEMIAQGINIGSAIYEKLVEYSKDPKYLPQEEPERLL, encoded by the coding sequence ATGAATAAGCTGCTTACCGATCTTAAAAAAGAAGCAAAGGCAATGGCTTCGGCCCTGCCTGTACCGGTTTTTTACCGAGATCTGGAAACCCAGATTGAATTTGCAAGGGATATGTTTTTCGATCACCCGCTGATCATCAGGCTGCAGGAAGACGTTCTACCCTTTCTTTATGATGAATATGCCCACGGCATCTACCATTCTAAAAAGGTAGCTATCGAAGCCGGAGCCATCATCCTTAAGGAAGGAGATGAAATGGACGGAGACCGCGTCCGTGAGCTGGTCCTGCTGGCCCAGTTCGGCGGCCTGCTCCACGACTGCTGTCGCCTTGACGAAAACCACGCCATCCGTGGTTCTGAGACCTCAAAGGTAATCCTTAACAATTACCCCCTTTCCGAACGCAGCAAGGAACTCATTGCCGAGTCTATTGCCCGCCATGAAGCTTTCAAACCGGAAAAACCCATCGAAAACGATCCGGAGCTGGCTCTTTTGAGCGGAGCTCTTTACGATGCTGATAAATTCCGCTGGGGACCTGACAACTTTTCCACCACCCTGTGGGAAATCTGCGACTACGAAGACTGGACAGTGGAAGAAATCATTGAAAAATTTCCCAAGGGACTTGAAATCATCAAATCCATTGAATCCACCTTCCGCACTGAAACCGGAAAGGAATACGGACCGGAAATGATCGCACAGGGCATTAATATCGGATCCGCAATCTACGAAAAACTGGTTGAATATTCCAAAGACCCCAAATACCTCCCGCAGGAAGAACCAGAAAGGCTTTTATGA
- a CDS encoding tetratricopeptide repeat protein, producing the protein MIQTTGSSRCPLKVVAATTLLVLLMLQGCATKNTALPEFQLPLSPEAQLTYDYLVYMDYRTRLAQAYSGLKTPQTINEVAKLQNEALTVLNRIIAAEPQEKLYLDKFALYWTSQQIDEARATLKEALALYPDSRDLNISLANTYLVDNRNADAEAVLKEYLLKNPEDLIVTGHLARIYLEQNKFAQALDILKVIPKDKRTAQIHYLHAKSSAGLGLTRQAIRSLRKAVEVKPDFIEAWGELAYMHELEKDYDSAEQIYTKMLEFPDVSNHIRLRLMELCLKLNNPERALKLAIEGPRSKAFLLEAAQLFISGKFYGQASILLDLFAQQKSIPDSYYFFKASIAFEGEDDPGKALGYLNKISPQSEHYDRSLQFRAHLLMDLKRNKEALEIIRIGEEKFPEEANFYLLEAGLHSEAGDSKAAKDALLRGNTNIPGHTQILFQLGVMEEQEGNLDQTLKYMEQIISGSPDHADALNFIGYILADRNEQLDRAMVLISRANRLEPDNGYILDSLAWVNYRMGNFEEAWKIIKRAISLRPKQPELWDHYGDIAAALGKKKSAAKGYRKALELKPENAEQIRKKLEEL; encoded by the coding sequence ATGATACAAACTACCGGCTCATCACGCTGCCCGCTGAAGGTTGTTGCCGCAACAACCCTTCTGGTCCTGCTCATGCTGCAGGGCTGCGCAACCAAGAATACTGCCCTACCTGAATTTCAGCTCCCGCTGAGTCCTGAAGCGCAGTTAACATACGATTATCTGGTCTACATGGATTACCGCACCCGGCTGGCTCAAGCCTATAGCGGACTGAAGACACCTCAGACAATCAATGAAGTTGCGAAGCTGCAAAATGAGGCTTTGACCGTTTTAAACCGGATCATTGCCGCTGAGCCGCAGGAAAAGCTTTATCTGGACAAATTCGCCTTATACTGGACTTCACAGCAGATTGATGAAGCAAGAGCCACCCTTAAGGAGGCTCTTGCCTTATATCCCGACAGCCGAGACCTGAACATCAGCCTTGCCAACACCTATCTGGTGGACAACCGCAATGCTGACGCAGAAGCCGTGCTCAAGGAATACCTGCTTAAGAATCCGGAAGATCTCATAGTTACGGGACATCTGGCCCGTATCTACCTCGAGCAAAACAAATTTGCGCAGGCCCTTGATATTCTCAAGGTCATCCCCAAGGATAAACGGACCGCGCAAATCCACTATCTGCACGCCAAATCCAGTGCCGGACTGGGGCTGACCAGACAAGCTATCCGCAGCCTGAGAAAGGCTGTTGAAGTCAAACCTGATTTCATTGAAGCATGGGGCGAATTAGCCTACATGCATGAATTGGAGAAGGATTACGACTCCGCGGAACAAATCTACACCAAGATGCTTGAGTTCCCGGATGTATCCAATCATATCCGACTGCGGTTAATGGAACTCTGTCTCAAGCTGAACAATCCTGAACGGGCATTAAAGCTGGCCATCGAAGGTCCGCGCAGCAAAGCTTTCCTGCTTGAAGCAGCCCAGTTGTTCATCAGCGGCAAATTCTATGGACAGGCATCCATCCTGCTGGATCTTTTCGCCCAGCAGAAATCAATCCCTGACTCCTACTATTTTTTCAAAGCATCCATTGCCTTTGAAGGAGAGGACGATCCGGGCAAGGCTCTGGGCTACCTCAATAAAATTTCTCCGCAAAGCGAACATTACGATCGCAGCCTGCAATTCCGGGCTCATCTGCTTATGGACCTCAAGCGCAATAAAGAAGCCCTTGAGATTATCAGAATAGGCGAAGAAAAATTTCCCGAAGAGGCCAATTTCTATCTGCTTGAAGCAGGACTTCATTCCGAAGCCGGCGACAGCAAGGCAGCAAAAGATGCCCTGCTTCGCGGAAACACAAACATCCCCGGCCATACGCAGATTCTTTTTCAGCTTGGTGTAATGGAAGAACAGGAAGGTAATCTGGACCAGACCCTTAAGTACATGGAACAGATCATCTCCGGCTCCCCGGACCATGCTGATGCACTAAATTTCATTGGCTACATACTGGCTGACCGCAATGAACAGCTCGACCGGGCCATGGTCCTGATCAGCAGGGCCAACAGGCTTGAGCCTGACAACGGCTACATTCTCGACTCTCTGGCCTGGGTCAATTACCGTATGGGTAACTTTGAGGAGGCTTGGAAAATAATCAAACGGGCCATCTCACTTAGACCAAAACAGCCGGAACTCTGGGATCACTACGGCGACATTGCCGCTGCACTCGGTAAAAAGAAATCCGCTGCAAAAGGATATCGCAAGGCCCTTGAATTAAAACCCGAAAATGCTGAGCAGATCCGCAAGAAACTGGAAGAATTATGA
- the rpiB gene encoding ribose 5-phosphate isomerase B, whose product MAGKVVIGSDHGGFTLKAFAIKLLSDMGYDVIDAGPEEAVSCDYPVYAEKVAEMVTGEDIPGILICGTGLGMSMAANKIKGIRAAMCTNEYMAKMARAHNNANILCLGERVIGPGLAEEIIRAFMTSEFEGDRHLRRINLFDK is encoded by the coding sequence ATGGCCGGTAAAGTTGTAATCGGTTCGGACCACGGAGGGTTCACCCTCAAAGCATTCGCCATCAAACTGCTCAGCGACATGGGTTATGATGTAATCGATGCCGGACCTGAAGAAGCTGTCAGCTGCGACTATCCTGTTTACGCCGAAAAAGTAGCCGAAATGGTTACCGGGGAAGATATTCCCGGCATCCTGATTTGCGGAACCGGACTGGGAATGTCCATGGCTGCAAACAAAATCAAGGGCATCCGTGCTGCCATGTGTACTAATGAGTACATGGCCAAGATGGCCCGTGCGCACAACAATGCGAACATCCTCTGCCTCGGTGAACGAGTGATCGGGCCCGGATTGGCGGAAGAAATTATCCGCGCCTTCATGACTTCCGAATTTGAAGGTGATCGGCACCTGCGCAGAATCAATCTTTTCGATAAATAG
- the tkt gene encoding transketolase encodes MSNNQLDQKAVNVVKGLIMDSIRKANSGHPGGSMSSADFAYVLYKDFLKFDPSNPEWADRDRFVMAAGHESPLLYSILHLCGFLTIEDLKQFRQLDSITPGHPEHDMTPGVEATSGPLGQGFCVGVGMATAEAFLNANTNDDVVDHYTYVLSSDGDFQEPVALGAATLAGLWGLGKLIVYYDSNDIQLAGPTSKCDCTDFKKVFEAMCWHVVEIDGHDHEAIRAAVKAGQAETSKPTIIIGKTVMAKGAATCEGSHSTHGSPLSHEEIEATKKCFGLPEKETFYVPEDVVEHFQARFPDLKALAAQWKEKSDAALAADEKIAAFWAQANTPRGAIKLELPEFEAGQSIATRKAWGACLDAITDSLPTLVGGSADLDPSNQTANFRKKVGDFAIDGKTARNLAFGVREFPMSVILNGMALHGGVIPFGATFLTFSDYCRNGMRMSALQHLPVIYIYTHDSFYVGEDGPTHQPIEHVASLRLIPNMLVLRPADARETAACLEIAMAQEKRPSSLMLTRQGLPVLDKDEYPQVEEGVKRGGYIVKDCDGTPDMIAIAAGSEVSMAIEAASMIEGKKIRVVSMPSVELFEEQDQEYKDSVLDPNVRTRIAAEAGRPEGWYKYVGMDGAVLGIDHFGASAPAAQLAEKYGFTAANLAEMMKKQF; translated from the coding sequence ATGAGTAACAACCAGTTGGACCAGAAAGCGGTCAACGTTGTAAAAGGTTTGATCATGGACTCCATCCGCAAGGCCAATTCCGGCCATCCCGGTGGCTCCATGTCTTCCGCGGACTTCGCCTACGTCCTGTACAAGGACTTCCTTAAATTCGATCCCAGCAATCCCGAGTGGGCTGACCGCGACCGTTTCGTAATGGCTGCAGGTCACGAATCCCCGCTGCTCTACTCCATCCTGCATCTCTGCGGATTCCTGACCATCGAAGACCTCAAGCAGTTCCGCCAGCTGGATTCCATCACCCCCGGCCATCCCGAACACGACATGACTCCCGGCGTTGAAGCCACTTCCGGCCCTCTGGGTCAGGGTTTCTGCGTCGGTGTAGGTATGGCTACCGCTGAGGCTTTCCTCAACGCCAACACCAACGATGACGTTGTAGATCACTACACCTACGTTCTCTCCTCCGACGGTGACTTTCAGGAGCCTGTAGCACTCGGCGCTGCTACCCTCGCCGGTCTCTGGGGACTTGGCAAACTCATCGTTTACTACGATTCCAACGACATCCAGCTCGCAGGCCCCACCAGCAAGTGCGACTGCACCGACTTCAAAAAAGTTTTCGAAGCTATGTGCTGGCACGTTGTAGAAATCGACGGTCACGACCACGAAGCTATCCGCGCAGCTGTAAAAGCTGGCCAGGCTGAAACTTCCAAGCCGACCATCATCATAGGTAAGACCGTAATGGCGAAAGGTGCCGCTACCTGCGAAGGCAGCCACTCCACCCACGGTTCTCCCCTTTCTCACGAAGAAATTGAAGCAACCAAGAAATGCTTCGGTCTTCCCGAAAAAGAAACTTTCTACGTACCCGAAGATGTTGTTGAACATTTTCAGGCTCGTTTCCCCGATCTCAAAGCACTGGCAGCCCAGTGGAAAGAGAAATCCGATGCAGCCCTCGCTGCTGACGAAAAAATCGCTGCTTTCTGGGCACAGGCCAACACTCCCCGTGGCGCGATCAAACTCGAACTGCCTGAATTCGAAGCAGGCCAGTCCATTGCTACCCGTAAGGCCTGGGGCGCATGCCTCGATGCTATCACCGATTCTTTGCCCACTCTCGTGGGTGGTTCCGCGGACCTCGATCCCTCCAACCAGACTGCAAACTTCCGCAAAAAAGTTGGCGACTTCGCTATCGACGGCAAAACCGCACGTAACCTTGCTTTCGGTGTTCGTGAGTTCCCCATGTCCGTTATCCTCAACGGTATGGCTCTCCACGGCGGCGTAATCCCCTTCGGTGCGACATTCCTGACCTTCTCCGACTACTGCCGTAACGGTATGCGCATGTCTGCTCTGCAGCACCTGCCCGTTATCTACATCTACACCCACGATTCTTTCTACGTAGGTGAAGACGGCCCGACCCACCAGCCCATCGAGCACGTAGCATCCCTGCGTCTCATCCCGAACATGCTGGTGCTTCGTCCCGCAGATGCACGCGAAACCGCAGCATGCCTCGAAATCGCCATGGCTCAGGAAAAACGTCCTTCCTCCCTCATGCTCACCCGTCAGGGACTGCCCGTCCTCGACAAAGATGAGTACCCGCAGGTAGAAGAAGGCGTTAAACGCGGCGGTTACATCGTAAAAGATTGCGACGGCACCCCGGACATGATCGCTATTGCCGCAGGTTCCGAAGTATCCATGGCTATCGAAGCCGCTTCCATGATCGAAGGCAAAAAGATCCGCGTGGTCTCCATGCCTTCCGTAGAACTCTTCGAAGAGCAGGATCAGGAATACAAGGATTCCGTACTTGATCCCAACGTACGCACCCGCATCGCAGCAGAAGCTGGCCGTCCCGAAGGCTGGTACAAATACGTCGGCATGGACGGCGCAGTACTCGGCATCGACCACTTCGGCGCATCCGCACCCGCAGCTCAGCTCGCAGAGAAATACGGTTTCACCGCCGCCAACCTCGCTGAGATGATGAAGAAACAGTTCTAG
- a CDS encoding hybrid sensor histidine kinase/response regulator, with translation MKDTFGYLRKYPRYSIMIGLEILLLTCLIVLTMYAFVFQNDARKQLDVVVANREESLRLAEQLRDSSDDLTKMIRSYAATGDTRFLKYFYAILDIRDGKVKRPEKYEGFFWDYKVAEENIFEPAVGPGKSMRKQLLEQGFTDEEFAFLTKAKRLSDELVELEEKAIKAMSGSSTADNDQGREYALQLLYGKEYHDSKKKIMLAIDDFIGVLNKRTAAEVEVHQDSLDSINQTLRVLFAWSFFLVLALLLTIIKFQKKAVGDLNISLKEKTKEIHERERVETELRRNKDWLQITLNSIGDAVIATDINDIVTIMNPVAEELTGYKVAESVGKPLDDTFHIVSQDEREVPAKKILEIDLGGSSRRKDYFLVSKNQNKYLISSSAAPITGDNEELLGAILVFRDITEERRLMDQSMQTSKMEAIGQLAGGVAHDFNNMLSGIFSSVELLRRKLPEDPKVRKYLDLIFDASKRSADLTHKLLSFARKQPAVSTAINAHDSILAAVEILKKTIDRRIDINIISNSEPMMIIGDPSMIQSLFINLGINASHAMPDGGTINIECKTVDLDPVYCEVSPFEVSPGVFLDVEFCDSGTGIPKDVLPHIFEPFFTTKEQGKGTGLGLASVYGTVQQHEGAINVYSEEGVGTCFHLFFPIADDGAEVFVSEQQEDCQGSGLVLLVDDEPIVRVTAEALLMDMGFEVLIAEDGAEGVIKFKEHAEDIDLVLIDMVMPRMNGVDSFKAMRKINPNIRGVLASGFANEEEFALVKEVGFSEYIRKPYLRRNLCEILNKVFSGKQV, from the coding sequence ATGAAAGACACATTCGGATATCTACGAAAATATCCACGTTATAGCATAATGATTGGATTAGAGATTTTGCTCCTAACATGTTTAATTGTTTTAACAATGTATGCTTTTGTCTTTCAAAATGATGCCCGTAAACAGCTTGATGTTGTTGTCGCAAATCGTGAGGAATCTCTTCGGTTGGCAGAGCAATTGCGTGACAGTTCTGATGATTTAACGAAAATGATTCGTTCTTATGCTGCGACTGGTGATACTAGGTTTCTGAAATATTTTTATGCAATTCTAGATATTCGCGATGGCAAGGTTAAGCGTCCTGAAAAGTATGAAGGTTTTTTCTGGGATTATAAGGTAGCTGAGGAGAATATTTTTGAGCCAGCCGTCGGTCCCGGCAAGTCGATGAGAAAACAGTTGCTTGAGCAGGGTTTTACTGATGAAGAATTTGCTTTTCTGACAAAAGCCAAAAGGCTTTCAGATGAGCTTGTTGAGCTGGAAGAAAAAGCAATCAAAGCAATGAGTGGAAGTTCTACAGCGGATAATGATCAAGGTAGGGAGTACGCTTTACAGCTTTTGTACGGAAAGGAGTATCATGATTCCAAAAAGAAAATAATGTTAGCTATTGATGATTTTATAGGTGTGCTAAATAAAAGAACCGCGGCAGAGGTTGAGGTGCATCAGGATTCACTCGACTCGATTAATCAAACATTACGTGTTTTGTTTGCGTGGTCATTTTTTTTAGTCTTGGCGTTGTTGTTGACCATTATTAAATTTCAGAAGAAGGCTGTAGGTGATCTTAATATTTCGCTTAAGGAGAAGACCAAGGAAATTCATGAGCGGGAACGAGTAGAAACAGAATTGAGAAGGAATAAAGATTGGTTACAGATCACATTGAATTCGATAGGCGATGCAGTCATTGCGACAGATATTAATGACATAGTTACAATAATGAATCCTGTCGCAGAGGAACTTACAGGTTATAAAGTGGCTGAAAGTGTTGGTAAGCCACTTGACGATACATTCCATATTGTTTCTCAGGATGAACGTGAAGTTCCTGCCAAAAAAATACTGGAAATAGATCTAGGGGGAAGTTCACGAAGAAAGGACTATTTTCTAGTTTCAAAAAATCAAAATAAATATTTAATTTCATCTTCAGCAGCGCCAATCACAGGGGATAATGAAGAGTTGCTAGGAGCCATACTCGTTTTTAGGGATATAACCGAAGAGCGCAGACTCATGGATCAATCTATGCAAACTTCTAAAATGGAAGCAATCGGCCAGTTGGCGGGTGGGGTTGCACACGATTTTAATAATATGCTTAGTGGTATATTCTCCTCTGTGGAATTATTGAGGCGAAAGCTACCGGAAGATCCCAAGGTGAGGAAATATCTGGATCTTATTTTTGACGCCTCAAAACGCTCAGCCGATCTTACCCATAAATTATTGTCATTTGCACGGAAGCAGCCCGCCGTTTCAACGGCTATAAATGCGCATGATTCAATTTTGGCTGCAGTTGAGATTTTGAAGAAAACAATAGACCGTCGTATTGATATCAATATTATCAGCAATTCTGAGCCAATGATGATTATTGGCGATCCCTCCATGATTCAGTCGCTCTTTATTAATTTGGGTATTAATGCTTCCCATGCAATGCCTGATGGAGGCACGATTAATATTGAATGTAAAACGGTTGATCTTGACCCTGTTTATTGTGAGGTCAGTCCATTTGAAGTTTCACCTGGAGTTTTTCTGGATGTTGAATTTTGTGATTCAGGGACAGGTATTCCCAAGGATGTTCTCCCTCATATATTTGAGCCTTTTTTTACAACCAAGGAACAGGGTAAAGGAACAGGATTAGGGCTTGCCTCTGTTTATGGAACTGTTCAACAGCATGAGGGTGCGATTAATGTGTACAGTGAAGAAGGAGTTGGGACTTGTTTTCATCTTTTCTTTCCAATCGCAGATGATGGGGCCGAGGTTTTTGTTTCAGAACAACAAGAAGATTGTCAGGGGAGCGGGCTTGTTCTTCTTGTTGATGATGAACCGATAGTAAGGGTGACAGCTGAAGCCTTGCTGATGGATATGGGATTTGAAGTCCTTATTGCTGAGGACGGAGCAGAGGGTGTAATAAAATTTAAAGAACACGCTGAAGATATTGATCTTGTATTGATAGATATGGTGATGCCACGAATGAACGGAGTAGATAGTTTTAAGGCCATGCGTAAAATTAATCCTAATATCAGGGGAGTCTTGGCTTCAGGCTTTGCAAACGAAGAGGAGTTTGCTTTGGTTAAAGAGGTTGGATTTAGCGAATACATACGTAAGCCATACCTCAGAAGAAATCTTTGCGAAATTTTAAATAAGGTGTTTTCTGGCAAACAGGTTTAA